One part of the Xylanimonas allomyrinae genome encodes these proteins:
- a CDS encoding Mu transposase domain-containing protein yields MGHDPQVGQSPDQDTEVGQSGAGRLLVRTSHCNDTQSRGQRSVESHTGRTASTTLTSRSQISHRDTHSDLWFPPRKIPLEDGSMTLLPVLVLTCAYSRFMLATMIPTRHTQDLLLGMWVLLQQLGRVPRRLIWDNESGIGRGKRHAEGVAAFTGTLATTLLRLKPYDPQSKGVVERRNGFFETSFMPGRDFASPGDFNDQFADWLTGANARIVRTIRTRPLDLLEADKAAMLPLPPVAPAVGWVNRIRLGNDYYVRAGTNDYSVDPAMIGRFVDVHADLARVEVRHAGRVVAAHDRVWARGMTITDPAHVATAKMLRERFQAPRPAQAESMVRDLGEYDRAFGIITGEVAV; encoded by the coding sequence TGCGGACAAGTCACTGCAACGACACCCAGAGCCGGGGTCAGCGATCTGTCGAGTCACACACGGGCAGGACGGCCAGCACCACCCTGACGAGCCGATCCCAGATCAGCCACCGGGATACTCACAGCGATCTGTGGTTCCCGCCGCGCAAGATCCCGCTCGAGGACGGGTCGATGACGTTGCTGCCGGTGCTGGTGCTCACGTGCGCGTACTCGCGGTTCATGCTCGCCACGATGATCCCGACTCGGCACACGCAGGATCTGCTGCTGGGGATGTGGGTGCTGCTGCAGCAGCTGGGCCGGGTTCCGCGGCGGCTGATCTGGGACAACGAGTCGGGCATCGGGCGCGGCAAGCGGCATGCCGAGGGGGTCGCGGCGTTCACCGGCACCCTGGCCACGACGTTGCTGCGCCTGAAGCCGTATGACCCGCAGTCCAAGGGCGTGGTGGAACGACGCAACGGGTTCTTCGAGACCTCGTTCATGCCCGGGCGCGACTTCGCCTCTCCGGGCGACTTCAACGACCAGTTCGCCGACTGGCTGACCGGGGCGAACGCGAGGATCGTGCGCACGATCCGGACCAGGCCGTTGGACCTGCTCGAGGCCGACAAGGCCGCGATGCTGCCGCTGCCGCCGGTGGCGCCGGCGGTGGGCTGGGTCAACCGGATCCGGCTGGGCAACGACTACTACGTGCGTGCCGGTACAAACGACTACTCGGTCGACCCGGCGATGATCGGCCGGTTCGTGGACGTGCACGCCGACCTGGCCCGGGTCGAGGTCCGCCACGCCGGGCGCGTGGTGGCCGCCCACGACCGGGTCTGGGCGCGCGGCATGACGATCACCGACCCGGCCCACGTGGCGACCGCGAAGATGCTGCGCGAGCGGTTCCAGGCGCCCCGCCCGGCACAGGCCGAGTCGATGGTGCGGGACCTGGGCGAGTACGACCGCGCGTTCGGCATCATCACCGGCGAGGTGGCGGTCTGA
- the istB gene encoding IS21-like element helper ATPase IstB — translation MAAAAKPAAGETLKQLNYLAAALKAPRITESAARLADHARDAGWTHEEYLAAVLEREVAARNASGAQLRIRAAGFAARKAIEEFDFDAQPAVRQPIAALASGGFLTEARNVVLLGPPGTGKTHLAIGLGIAAAHHGYRVLFATATGWVTRLTDAHRAGKLPQDLAKLRRYGLIIIDEVGYLPFEQDAANLFFQLVSARYEHASLILTSNLPFSGWGGVFGDQVVAAAMIDRIVHHADVLTLKGASYRLRNRGLDTLPSIRETTDPQPT, via the coding sequence ATGGCGGCCGCGGCCAAGCCCGCGGCGGGCGAGACGCTCAAGCAGCTGAACTACCTTGCCGCCGCGCTCAAGGCACCACGGATCACCGAGTCCGCCGCCCGGCTGGCCGACCACGCCCGCGATGCCGGCTGGACCCATGAGGAGTACCTCGCCGCCGTCCTCGAACGCGAAGTCGCCGCACGCAACGCCTCCGGCGCTCAGCTACGCATCCGTGCCGCCGGGTTCGCCGCCCGCAAGGCGATCGAGGAGTTCGACTTCGACGCCCAGCCCGCCGTGCGCCAGCCGATCGCCGCGCTGGCCTCCGGCGGGTTCCTGACCGAGGCACGCAACGTCGTGCTGCTCGGGCCACCCGGCACCGGCAAGACCCACCTGGCCATCGGTCTGGGCATCGCCGCCGCTCATCACGGCTACCGGGTCCTGTTCGCGACGGCAACCGGCTGGGTCACCCGCCTGACCGACGCCCACCGCGCCGGCAAACTGCCCCAGGACCTGGCGAAACTGCGCCGCTACGGTCTGATCATCATCGACGAGGTCGGCTACCTGCCCTTCGAGCAAGACGCCGCGAACCTGTTCTTCCAACTCGTCTCGGCCCGCTACGAACACGCCTCGCTGATCCTGACCTCCAACCTGCCCTTCAGCGGCTGGGGCGGCGTCTTCGGCGACCAAGTCGTCGCCGCAGCGATGATCGACCGCATCGTCCACCACGCCGACGTCCTGACCCTCAAAGGCGCCAGCTACCGGCTACGCAACCGCGGCCTCGACACCCTGCCCAGCATCCGCGAGACCACCGACCCCCAGCCGACCTAG